AGTCTCAGTACTGAAGGGCATGGGAAGCTACTGTGTCCCCATGACCATGCCTCTTGTGTTCTGTATGTACTGACTGCTATATGTATAGCGTGTAGTTGTGGGTGTGAATGTGTATGTGATACGCATATAAAGCTCTAACCTGGGTTTCATAGGTGCCATCAAAGTTGTCCAGGAGGCGGGTCAGGCCAAAGTCAGACACCTTGCAGCACAGGTTCTGACTCACCAAGATGTTCCTGGCGGCCAGGTCCCGGTGGACATAATTGTGGTCACTGAGGTAGTTCATGCCGGATGCTATGCCCTGCAGCATGGCCACCAGCTGCCCAGGCACTAGCTGGTCCTCCCGCTCCTGCAGCAGGGAGTGGGCAAAGTCAGGGGCTGAGCCTGGTCTCCTCTTCCCAGAACCGGGGTCCATGCCCAGGCGGGGCTCTGTGGCCAGTCCCCTTTCCCAGCTGGTCCTGTACCCTCCTCACCCTTAGGAAGGCATCCAAGGCTCCATTCTCCATAAACTCCGTGATGATCATGATGGGTTTTCCTGAGACACAAAGCACACATCACCCCAGCAGCCTCCACCCCTTCTGCACCCAGAACCAGGCTTCCTGCCTCTGAGAGCGCAGCCTCCCTCCACTTCCAGTGGCCTCAGCCCTCCTCTCCTACCCCCGCCCGGGCCCCTGCGGCCCTCTTGGACCCCACCCCtcatactctttgtgaccacgcCCTCCAGGTGCAGAATGTGCGGGTGGTTGAACTGGCCCATGATAGTCGCCTCGCGAAGGAAGTTCCACCACTGGCCTTCCGGAGATGTATCTTTCAAGGTCTTAATAGCCACAATCTTGCCATCCTGGCTGGGAAGTCTCAGGGACCCCCGATACACTTCCCCAAACTCTCCTGGGTGGCAAGAAAACAGGGTCACGGCCAGATACACTGTCAGGCTCCCGAGGGGAACAGGCAGCGACCTCCCCAGTCCTccagttcccttttcttctctggcCCAGAGGATCAGAAACATGGTGTACCCTCCTCCCCGAGTCAGGGCTTGGCTGTACTTCCCAGGGCCGGGGGGCCGGCAGCCTGGAACAGGAGGGCAGCTCTGTAAACTACTGAGCACTGCCTCCCCACCTAGCACAGTTCCGGTGCTCAGGAGACACTGGGCAAGGGGGGACCATGCGGTGGGGCTGGACTGTGTTCACGAAGGGCAGGCTGGTCAGGGTCAGTACACAGGTGACCGGGGAGGCTGACCACTGCCGCCTCTCTTCCGCAAGCTCCTCCGGTCACAACTCGGCCAGCTTGGCCACACAATCAGCCAAGACACTGCCGAGCTTTGTTCTCTGTTCAGATCCATTTCCCTTGGTGACCCAAGGGATCAGGGCAGCCCAAGGACACTGGGCCCCCAGTGGGGTGGAATGCGGGAGGCCCCGAATACCTCCCACATTTGGGAACCCTCTGAGAAGAGCCTGAGCCGGGGCACAGTGACCCTCTCTCTTGACAGAGATGATGTGTCAAATGCTCTTTATCAGAAATTCCACAATCACAGAGACAGATGGTGCAGGAGGTGGGGGCTGCTCCAGGACACCTGATAAGGGGGTTACAACGTGAACACAGTGGTTTCAGGACACAGGGTACAATGGGGAGGAAACTCATCTGGGAGCTCCTGGGCCAGAGGAGAGGCCAGCTGGGCTCCGTAGGGAAGGGCCGGAAGGAAGGGGCCTGCTGGCAGCTCTGCACTGCCACATAGAGGGGACCACAGGGCTCACCTTCCCCTATGACGGTGTCCACGACCAGCCAGGCCGGGTCGAGCTCCTGGGTGAAGTCCAGGGCTCCCTGGGCAGGGTCTTCATACGCCTGGAGGTCGACGTAAGGCTTCAGCCACAGCTTGTCCTCTGCAGGCAGAACAGGGTGGACTCAGCCCAACTCCAGGGGCTCAGGAGTACTGGTTCAGGAGGGCCAGCAGACCCCAGAGTCCTGGCTCTTCTGACCCCTGAGGAGCCCTGTCCTGGCTGAAGTGAAAGATAGTCTCCTCCCTCAGCAATGAAGCCTCCATAGCCCAGTCACTCCTCCTGTGTCTGTATGCAAAGCTCGTGTGTCCTCACCTCCCAGGGCCCAGAGCAGCAGGCAGGAAGCCAGACCCGAAATGTGTTCACGGCCTCGAGTGACCCAATCTTCCTGAGGCTCCTTGACCCTAAGTCcttgcctccctcctccctgcaacTCACCACCCTGCTCCAGTCACTCACAGCTCATTCACATTCCCAGACAAGCCTGGCTTCTGCCCCGTGACCTGGATGGGCCCCAGACTCCCCTTTTGGTGGGGCACCTAACGAGGTGACCAGCAGGAAGACCACATGCCTGGAAGGagccttttcctccctcccagcctcagcccaCAGACCTGGCCAGGCAGGGCAAGGAAGGCGGCCCAGAGCCTGGACATTTCCGTACGGTAGCTCCGACAGCTCACAGGTAATTGCACAGAGCCTCTGGGGGACTATTAGTACAGAATTAATTAACCAAAGTTAATTAAGGAGCGAAACACCACAGCCCCGGAGACAGGAGAGCCCACTCGTGCCCCCAGAGCTGCGCTAGCAAATCTGGGTCCCTGGGTCCCGTCCTAGGGGCACCTCCCAACACGCATGCGCACACAAACGTGTGCACACAGGTGCTCCCGGCTCACCTCGGTCTCCATCAGCGACGCGATCTCGCTGCCTCTGCTGCCTCTGGTGCCGCCGCCGCTGAGCTCTCCTGTTGGGGTGGGGACCAGGGTCTTCAGGGACCTAGGACCACCTCAGGGGCCCAAATGCTCTTCAGCTGAGCTCTCCTCAGAAACAACAGGGGGTTGGGGGGACTCAGGAGTTCTGGGACTAGTGGGTGGGAAGGCTGTTGGGACTGCATTCAGGAGCTTCTGCTCGGGCACGGGGGACCCAGGGTGGGGAGCGGGGTTGAGGGCACAGGAGAAACACCTGGAATGGAAGAGCAGCATCCCGAGCAGCAGAGCTACACCCAGCAGCAGCCCGAAGATGATGGCCACGATCTCGCCTCCAGTCAGGACCCTGGAAACTGCAGGCACATGGGGTGAAGAAGTCTGGGGGTGCTTAGGGCCCCCAGGGATGATGGAGGCTAAAGGGGAACATGCAGGGGGGTATGTGTCCCCCAACCAGGGAGATGGGTGCAGGTGTGGATGAGAAAGCCTGTGGGAAGGGCCCCATCCAGGGACCATCAGCTTGGGCTGCCAGCCAGTGGACCCTGACCTGAGAGGTTAGGAGACTGGACCGGATGCTGGCTGGCAGTATATGGCATTAGGATGTATGTCTGAGAAGGAGGTGCGGTGTGAGTCTGTATGGAGCTGTCCACCCAGGAAGcttctgtgtgtgcgtgcgcgtgtgtgtgtgtgtgtgcgtgtgtgtgtgtatgtgtatacaggAAGGAGGTCACTAACCAGAACAGGGTCTGAGAAGCCTCAGGGGGATGACAGGTGCGTGTGTGCCTGGGACAGAACACAGAGTAACCCACTGACCTGGTGGGCTGGTCCGAAACTCGTGGTCAGCGGAGAAGGGGCCGGGTCCCAGAGGGGTCACCATGCGGACTCTGACGATGTACGTGGTGTCGGGCTGCAGTTCCGTCAGCAGGACCCTGGGCTCTAGAACCATCTGGTACCGCTCTTCGTCCTGCGGATGTGGGGGCTCATGTTATCTGGGCTGTGCCATACCAGACCTGGTGGAGGAGATGGGCAGTCCTGGGAACAtgtgggaggggaggctggggaatGGTCAGGGCAGGGCTCTTGATGGGGTTCTGTCCTGAGACAGCCACACAGGTCACTGTGGGCCGTCCTTTCCCATCCTGCACCCCAGGCTAGGAAATGTCGGGTGCGTCCAGGCACGGACACTGGAGATGTTTAGTCGCCTTCTCACCTGGTTCAGCACGTGCAGCTCGTAGCTGAGGTTCCCCCCGGGGCTGCGGGGCCGGGACCCCGCCCAGGTCAGCTCCAGCTGCCGTGGTGCCTTCTTCACCAGTCTCAGGGACAAGCCTGACAGGGACTCTGCTTCAGAGGGAGGAAATCACTTAAGTAGCTTCTGCTGGCTTCTCACCCATCAACTTGTCCCCATGGTCCtatgctcccccaccccccatcttcTCCAGGCCTTGCTGGCCCCCAAGCCCCTCACCTGCAGACCCCATGTTGATGCTGAGTGAGGCGCTGGCGGGCCTGGAGGCACCCAACCCCGACACTCCATTCTGGGCTTCCACGTTGAAGGTGTAGTTGGCGTGGGGATCGAGGCCGTCCACACGCACGGAGCATGCGGTCAGCCCGCTAGGGCCTGCAGAGAAGCGCACACCTGCCCCGCAGGGCTGGCAGGGCCCCCCGTCCAGGGCTGCTCCCTGACACTGAGAACACTCCACATTGTATGTGACATCTTCACGTTCCCCCAGGTCTGCTGGGGGCTCCCAGCGCAGGGAGAGCTGAGTCCCTGAAACGGAGAAGCTCAGATTTCGGGGGATTGAGGGGGGACCTGTGGGAAAAGACAGGCTATCAGTAGGGGCCAGCGTTGCTCTCTCCCCAAGTTGCTGGCTCCCAGCTTCCTCCCAACACCCTGATTCTCGAAGTCCTCCGAAGGTCCTGCCAAGAGATTTGATTCCTAGTGAGGAAAAGGTAGCTTAACTGCATCTCTGTGCTCTTCTAGGAGAGCAGGGGTGCGGGCTGAGGGCATTAAGTGGCTGGTACCCTGGATGGTCCCCAGTATCTTATAGGCTCTGGAAAGTTCTGACTCCAACACAGGCTCAGCCACAGTCCTGCACCCCCTCACAGACCGCCAGGCCCTGGCCCCGACTCACGTGTGCACGCAGCATGGGGGCCCTCCCCAGGAGCTCGGTAGTGCTCACTCTCACAGGCACACTCTGTGGCCCCTTCAGCCTCGGCTGTGCTATGTTGGGGGCACCTGAGACACTGGGGTGCGTCCACATCACTCCGATAGGAGCCGCTCGGGCAGGCTGGAGAGAAAACACCACAGAGGCAAGATTGTCCAGCATTTTACAGGCAGAATCATATCCCTCCCTCCAATCCTTTGTGCTAGAAACACCCCGGCACGTGTCTCCCTAGGGCCTTTGGACACTCAGTGTAAAAGTCAACTGAGATGGAGCGTCGGCTTCCCTCCAGCCCTTGGCACCCGGGAGTCCCTCCCACAAGGGGCCCCTGCAGGTTCTCCTCACGTCCTCAAGTCTTCTTACCAAGGCATTCCTCAACATCACTGCTGCCCTCCTCATACCCAGGCTCACAGTGGCACCGCCCCACCGGTACCAACCACTCGCCATCGGGGCTGCAGTGCATGCGAGGTGCGCCCGAGGGGCCAGGGCTGATGTCCGCATGGGGCAGGCAGGTCCCTGCCACTTCGGCCAACCCCCCAGGTCCAGGCAGAGTATTGGGGAATCGGGCCAAGCCATGCACAGTCTCAGGGCAGCGCTGGTAGAAGACCCGGACGGACACCAGGGCCACGCAGGCACCCGGGTTGTGGAAAGCGAGGTAGAGGCCTCGGCGGGTCAGGCGGCCCAAGGAGCAGCGTTCCACGTTCATCTTCACGGCTCTGGATGCAAGGTCTCGGATGGTGAAGCTCTGGTCGGCGGCCACCGTGGTTACCTGGGAAGGAGGTAGGGCATGAGGGAACAAGGCAAAGTCGTGCTTCATTCCCACATCACAGAAGCGACTGCTTGCTTGACACTTCACAATTTATACAGCCGTCAGCGGAGGGCTGATTATGTGGCAGCTACTGAACCAAGCATTTTTATATGCATTAATCCTGCAAGGTGGAATGGATCACCTCCCCAtgtgacagatgaagaaattaaagccAAGAGAAGTAGAAGAAAGCTGGATAAAATCACCCAGCTACCACCTGGTAGGGCTGGGATGGGAACACAGGCTTTAGGACGCTACAGCTCTGCTACTTCCCACTATTCACAGGTGTTCCCAACCTCAGTGGCAATGAGGTGATCAGTTATAAAGTGTGTCATCGTTCATTTATTACTAATAACCAACTTTACAACAgctgctccttgggaaaaaaatgagagtACATCCTATAATAATATGCTCCCTTTTCTTTCGCATTCCAGTATGTTTTCTTGGgtaggaaagaaagggaaaagattaGAGAGTGTGGTCTTCTTACACAACTCTAGGTATACTCGTGAGTGTGTCACACACAGCTGTGGTGAGCACCGATGTAAAAAGTCCAAATacctctctcctgcccccaccaTGCCATGCTCTTATCTCAATGGATGCTCATAAAGGCCTCTAAAATAGATGAGGCTGGCactcattaataataataaaatatttttatcaccacTTCAAGACAAggaaaagctcagagaggttaagtgacacTCCCTGTGTCAGGACACAGCTGAAAAGGTACTCGAATCCAGCCCTTCTGATTTCTAGTCccatattcttttttgttattccACACCTACACCCTCTTCCTGTTTTtgccaccttctctctctctgagcaGAGCAGGGTCATGGAACGGAGCGGGGCAAGGATGAGCATCAGGGCTGAAACGGCCACGAGGGGCAGGAGCACCTTCTGGAACAGGGGCCGCCGGAGCTGAATGCCCACGTCCTGGTCACTCTCCATGTACAGGAGGTTGAaggtctccttgcagcccaaaggcCCTCCTTCCCCGGGGAAACTCTTGCAGTCCCGCACGGTAAACTGCAACTCCAAGTGGACGCGAGAGGCCTCCTCTCCCCGGTAGATCCAATTGGTGCGAAGCCAGTGGTCAGTGTCTCTGCCTTCTTGCACAGGGCAGTCCTGGTACATGTACAGGGGTGTCCCGTTCAGTATCTGCTGCACCTCACTCCACTGTGAGAGGAAAATCAGAGTCAGCCTCCAAGtcatcatcaccaactccccagatACTCACTTTCTAGAGTGGAGGCGAGGAAGCTGGTGTCAGAGCTCCACAGGTTCACACTTCTTGTCCTGCTTTCTCTCAACCCCCAAGCACCCGGATAGTAAGGTAACTGCTTAAGACTGGGGACTTATTTGGATATAGCATAAGCGAgacaacaggcttcccaggtggtgccagtggtaaagaactcgcctgccaatgcaggagatgcaagagatgcaggttcgattcctgggtcaggaagatctcctgacaaccactccagtattcttgcttggaaaatcccatggacagaagagcctggcggactatggtccaaagggttgaaaagagtcagacatgactgaaggggctTAGCACGTGTGCAAGACAACACCTGCTTAACAATCCTGGCCAGCCAGTCCTGGCCCCTTCAGTGAGCCCACTCCAACTCTAAGAGTATGAGCACCATTTTCACCTATTTCTTCAGCAAAGCTGTCAGATACCCCAAAGGCAGATTTTGGTAGCAAAAGCTCATTCACAGAATCTTTCTGCCTATTTGTTCAGAGGAGGGGAGACTACGTATGACGTGAAGGCTCCTGACTTTCGGAGGGCAAGAGCAAGCATAGAACTCTTCTATATGAGGGAATCTCACCCTCTCCAATGTTCCTTCCAGTTAAGGCCACTATCAAAATCAACAATGCAAAGAGCTGGTTGGACTCCTAGACATCATCCGGTTCACCTTCCTTCActctttcaacattaaaaaaaatgtttaatcttaGTGATAATAATGATGGCCAGCACTAATAGAGTGCTTATCATGGGCCAGTCACTATTCTATGCATTTTGGATGAAGAAGCTGAGTAATAGTTAGGTGAAAGGACTTACTTGCTCAAGGCATCAGCTATTaagaggaggagctgggaggtgCACCCAGGGATTCTAGGCTCCAGAGTTTATGCTCTTAATCATCATGTTTCTATGTGCTTATTACAAAAAGCCAAAGAGTAAAAac
This DNA window, taken from Bos indicus isolate NIAB-ARS_2022 breed Sahiwal x Tharparkar chromosome 4, NIAB-ARS_B.indTharparkar_mat_pri_1.0, whole genome shotgun sequence, encodes the following:
- the EPHA1 gene encoding ephrin type-A receptor 1 isoform X2; the protein is MERRWPLGLGLLLLLLLCAPLPPGARAEEVTLMDTSMSQEELGWLLDPPEDGWSEVQQILNGTPLYMYQDCPVQEGRDTDHWLRTNWIYRGEEASRVHLELQFTVRDCKSFPGEGGPLGCKETFNLLYMESDQDVGIQLRRPLFQKVTTVAADQSFTIRDLASRAVKMNVERCSLGRLTRRGLYLAFHNPGACVALVSVRVFYQRCPETVHGLARFPNTLPGPGGLAEVAGTCLPHADISPGPSGAPRMHCSPDGEWLVPVGRCHCEPGYEEGSSDVEECLACPSGSYRSDVDAPQCLRCPQHSTAEAEGATECACESEHYRAPGEGPHAACTRPPSIPRNLSFSVSGTQLSLRWEPPADLGEREDVTYNVECSQCQGAALDGGPCQPCGAGVRFSAGPSGLTACSVRVDGLDPHANYTFNVEAQNGVSGLGASRPASASLSINMGSAAESLSGLSLRLVKKAPRQLELTWAGSRPRSPGGNLSYELHVLNQDEERYQMVLEPRVLLTELQPDTTYIVRVRMVTPLGPGPFSADHEFRTSPPVSRVLTGGEIVAIIFGLLLGVALLLGMLLFHSRRAQRRRHQRQQRQRDRVADGDREDKLWLKPYVDLQAYEDPAQGALDFTQELDPAWLVVDTVIGEGEFGEVYRGSLRLPSQDGKIVAIKTLKDTSPEGQWWNFLREATIMGQFNHPHILHLEGVVTKRKPIMIITEFMENGALDAFLREREDQLVPGQLVAMLQGIASGMNYLSDHNYVHRDLAARNILVSQNLCCKVSDFGLTRLLDNFDGTYETQGGKIPIRWTAPEAIAHRIFTTASDVWSFGIVMWEVLSFGDKPYGDMSNQEVMKSIEDGYRLPPPVDCPAPLYELMKNCWAYDRVRRPTFHRLKAQLEHLHANPHSLRTIANFDPRVTLRLPSLSGSDGIPYRSVAEWLESIRMKRYILHFRSAGLDTMECVLDLTAEDLVQMGITLPGHQKRILYSIQGFKD
- the EPHA1 gene encoding ephrin type-A receptor 1 isoform X3, whose amino-acid sequence is MERRWPLGLGLLLLLLLCAPLPPGARAEEVTLMDTSMSQEELGWLLDPPEDGWSEVQQILNGTPLYMYQDCPVQEGRDTDHWLRTNWIYRGEEASRVHLELQFTVRDCKSFPGEGGPLGCKETFNLLYMESDQDVGIQLRRPLFQKVTTVAADQSFTIRDLASRAVKMNVERCSLGRLTRRGLYLAFHNPGACVALVSVRVFYQRCPETVHGLARFPNTLPGPGGLAEVAGTCLPHADISPGPSGAPRMHCSPDGEWLVPVGRCHCEPGYEEGSSDVEECLACPSGSYRSDVDAPQCLRCPQHSTAEAEGATECACESEHYRAPGEGPHAACTRPPSIPRNLSFSVSGTQLSLRWEPPADLGEREDVTYNVECSQCQGAALDGGPCQPCGAGVRFSAGPSGLTACSVRVDGLDPHANYTFNVEAQNGVSGLGASRPASASLSINMGSAESLSGLSLRLVKKAPRQLELTWAGSRPRSPGGNLSYELHVLNQDEERYQMVLEPRVLLTELQPDTTYIVRVRMVTPLGPGPFSADHEFRTSPPVSRVLTGGEIVAIIFGLLLGVALLLGMLLFHSRRAQRRRHQRQQRQRDRVADGDREDKLWLKPYVDLQAYEDPAQGALDFTQELDPAWLVVDTVIGEGEFGEVYRGSLRLPSQDGKIVAIKTLKDTSPEGQWWNFLREATIMGQFNHPHILHLEGVVTKRKPIMIITEFMENGALDAFLREREDQLVPGQLVAMLQGIASGMNYLSDHNYVHRDLAARNILVSQNLCCKVSDFGLTRLLDNFDGTYETQGGKIPIRWTAPEAIAHRIFTTASDVWSFGIVMWEVLSFGDKPYGDMSNQEVMKSIEDGYRLPPPVDCPAPLYELMKNCWAYDRVRRPTFHRLKAQLEHLHANPHSLRTIANFDPRVTLRLPSLSGSDGIPYRSVAEWLESIRMKRYILHFRSAGLDTMECVLDLTAEDLVQMGITLPGHQKRILYSIQGFKD
- the EPHA1 gene encoding ephrin type-A receptor 1 isoform X1, with translation MERRWPLGLGLLLLLLLCAPLPPGARAEEVTLMDTSMSQEELGWLLDPPEDGWSEVQQILNGTPLYMYQDCPVQEGRDTDHWLRTNWIYRGEEASRVHLELQFTVRDCKSFPGEGGPLGCKETFNLLYMESDQDVGIQLRRPLFQKVTTVAADQSFTIRDLASRAVKMNVERCSLGRLTRRGLYLAFHNPGACVALVSVRVFYQRCPETVHGLARFPNTLPGPGGLAEVAGTCLPHADISPGPSGAPRMHCSPDGEWLVPVGRCHCEPGYEEGSSDVEECLACPSGSYRSDVDAPQCLRCPQHSTAEAEGATECACESEHYRAPGEGPHAACTRPPSIPRNLSFSVSGTQLSLRWEPPADLGEREDVTYNVECSQCQGAALDGGPCQPCGAGVRFSAGPSGLTACSVRVDGLDPHANYTFNVEAQNGVSGLGASRPASASLSINMGSAESLSGLSLRLVKKAPRQLELTWAGSRPRSPGGNLSYELHVLNQDEERYQMVLEPRVLLTELQPDTTYIVRVRMVTPLGPGPFSADHEFRTSPPVSRVLTGGEIVAIIFGLLLGVALLLGMLLFHSRRAQRRRHQRQQRQRDRVADGDRVPQRLCAITCELSELPYGNVQALGRLPCPAWPEDKLWLKPYVDLQAYEDPAQGALDFTQELDPAWLVVDTVIGEGEFGEVYRGSLRLPSQDGKIVAIKTLKDTSPEGQWWNFLREATIMGQFNHPHILHLEGVVTKRKPIMIITEFMENGALDAFLREREDQLVPGQLVAMLQGIASGMNYLSDHNYVHRDLAARNILVSQNLCCKVSDFGLTRLLDNFDGTYETQGGKIPIRWTAPEAIAHRIFTTASDVWSFGIVMWEVLSFGDKPYGDMSNQEVMKSIEDGYRLPPPVDCPAPLYELMKNCWAYDRVRRPTFHRLKAQLEHLHANPHSLRTIANFDPRVTLRLPSLSGSDGIPYRSVAEWLESIRMKRYILHFRSAGLDTMECVLDLTAEDLVQMGITLPGHQKRILYSIQGFKD
- the EPHA1 gene encoding ephrin type-A receptor 1 isoform X4, yielding MERRWPLGLGLLLLLLLCAPLPPGARAEEVTLMDTSMSQEELGWLLDPPEDGWSEVQQILNGTPLYMYQDCPVQEGRDTDHWLRTNWIYRGEEASRVHLELQFTVRDCKSFPGEGGPLGCKETFNLLYMESDQDVGIQLRRPLFQKVTTVAADQSFTIRDLASRAVKMNVERCSLGRLTRRGLYLAFHNPGACVALVSVRVFYQRCPETVHGLARFPNTLPGPGGLAEVAGTCLPHADISPGPSGAPRMHCSPDGEWLVPVGRCHCEPGYEEGSSDVEECLACPSGSYRSDVDAPQCLRCPQHSTAEAEGATECACESEHYRAPGEGPHAACTRPPSIPRNLSFSVSGTQLSLRWEPPADLGEREDVTYNVECSQCQGAALDGGPCQPCGAGVRFSAGPSGLTACSVRVDGLDPHANYTFNVEAQNGVSGLGASRPASASLSINMGSAAESLSGLSLRLVKKAPRQLELTWAGSRPRSPGGNLSYELHVLNQDEERYQMVLEPRVLLTELQPDTTYIVRVRMVTPLGPGPFSADHEFRTSPPVSRVLTGGEIVAIIFGLLLGVALLLGMLLFHSRRAQRRRHQRQQRQRDRVADGDRVPQRLCAITCELSELPYGNVQALGRLPCPAWPEDKLWLKPYVDLQAYEDPAQGALDFTQELDPAWLVVDTVIGEGEFGEVYRGSLRLPSQDGKIVAIKTLKDTSPEGQWWNFLREATIMGQFNHPHILHLEGVVTKRKPIMIITEFMENGALDAFLREREDQLVPGQLVAMLQGIASGMNYLSDHNYVHRDLAARNILVSQNLCCKVSDFGLTRLLDNFDGTYETQGGKIPIRWTAPEAIAHRIFTTASDVWSFGIVMWEVLSFGDKPYGDMSNQEVMKSIEDGYRLPPPVDCPAPLYELMKNCWAYDRVRRPTFHRLKAQLEHLHANPHSLRTIANFDPRVTLRLPSLSGSDGIPYRSVAEWLESIRMKRYILHFRSAGLDTMECVLDLTAEDLVQMGITLPGHQKRILYSIQGFKD